Within Spinacia oleracea cultivar Varoflay chromosome 4, BTI_SOV_V1, whole genome shotgun sequence, the genomic segment TTTGGATACTAGCCGTAAACGATGTTAAAGAACATTAGGATATTCAGTAAAAACCTCGATTCCTTCCTTCTCCCATGGCAGCGGAAGACTTGCAACTTTTTCCAAGCAAATTCCAGGCATGGTAACCATCATTAAATCGACGGAAATTCCAGATTTAACActaaaacattattattattcaacATATTTAACACTCCCGACGAATTGCCAAACTTCCGCCGGCACTCCATTGTTTCCGGCGGCCACCAAAGTCTGTCATTTCTCATTTTTACGGCTATGGCTACCGATAATTGTTGCAAATTCTATGGAACAAGCACCAAAATTCATTGCTCTTTAACACCTCCCTCTTTTGATTTCCAGATCTAACAACCCAAAACCCAGAATTTCGTAGTACCCATGAACGACGAAACTATGAGAATATAAAAGAACTCCGGCGATGCCCATGAACGATGAACGGCGAACGACGAACGACGAACGAGCTTTGTGAGGTCCATCACTAATTCACTGCAGGCCGATTTTCCGGCAATCGGAACTCCGCGGAACCTTGGGTTAGCTTaagcaagaggagagagaaataaacttaattgtaaattaataaacttaattgttaattaagtttcctaattattttatttattcatttCAGATAATACAAAATGTATTTTGGAAATTTCAGAAATTACAAAAGGTATTTTCATAAAAAGAAATTGTgtaattaaatttaaagataaaagaaataaattgattaaaatataattattttcattaaatttgaagataaaagaaaaGAATTTTGTGTGGCCCATATTAATTCTAAACAATGGTCATTTTTAAGATGACCATGATAGAAACATCCATCATGCAAATAGCTATGACACAAATGCAAACTCCATTACTAAGAGAAGAACAAATATACCATCTTTCTACAAAGTCGTTATTTACAAGGTTAATCCTAAACAATAACCTTTTATGGAAAGGCCATAGAGGAAACAACATGCAAATGACTTCCAAACCTAAATTTTATCCTTTTTAATTCATCCAAGTATCTAGCTATAAATGCTTCTTATGATTTTCCATCAAGAAATCTACTCCCAAGGTTCACAAGATCAGATAAAGCCTCTCATGACACAATGGCAGATATTGTGCCTTAATATGAGCCTGTTGATACTTTGAGATTCAGATTAGATTCAAATTGTAAATCTAGCTATGTAAATTGTGCTCATGGATTGAGGACAAATGATATGGTTTATAACTTACGTTAATAGCTTACTTTAGGAATCATTTGGTTTTTCCATACTCTTAAAAGTGTGGATTTTATACATTTGCTTATTTGTCTTTTGGGCatttatggttccaacttgtttgaTGAACTTATTGGCTGAATGTTTAAGCCTTATCAATTCCGTTTATTAGGCTTGTCAGCTTGCTGCATGTGTAAATTGCTTGAACCCCAAAGCAGACCATAAGTTTGCTAGTAGGTTATTTCCTATTTCCTAGTTAGAACAAGGACCAGCATGTTATTTCCTACACATACGATGTGATGCTTGGACTAGCTGTTCGACATTCCATACCCCTCCATACGGTATACACACGGGATACGGGTCGGATTCGTGCAGGCGAAAACGAACTCGGCACTTTGTAGTTGGTtcttttttggggggggggggtttctTTTGAAAGAAAGCTCGTGGAATATTGGAATGAAGTTCATTCAGAGAAGAAAGTTAAAGGGTATTTCCTTTCCAATGTGTTTAATTTCTTGATATTTTTTAGTGTTTTAcattctccccccccccccccccccgattGCTTTAACCTGTAGCTATAATTTAGAGCTGTTTTTAGCTTTTTTACTGTTTAAATAAATGTTCTCTTTCCaataagattttattttttaaacttCTTTTCCAATAAGATTGAATTAATGTTAATTGACAAAAATTAGTTGGCAATATTCAAAAACATTTATTTTAACTCGGCTTGCAAATACTATTTTTGAAGTTGCTGCCAAAaaacatacgaagtataaaatATCGCCGACCAAATCAAAATTTTGGACCTTCTAAAACATGTCACCACACTAGGATTCATACCTGAGTCCAAGACTCCAAGTAAATAAGAGATACGCACCACACGAAAAGGTTCATACTGATAACTTGAGCATTTAGGCATTGAGCTTAGAGAAAGCATTTTTCCTAAATAAATTCAGTTATTACTACTATCTTAAACACCTAAAAGTTGTTTCGTACACCCCATTAAAACTTAAAGAACTGCAGAATCTAGGGACAATAAGAAACAGAGATTTAAGGTCAATAACCAAAAGTTTATCAAAATCTTTATCAGCTTCTTCCTTATATGAATCTATGCTGTAGCAAAAGTTATTACGTGAAAGATCAAGGGTTAATAAGAAACAAATATCAAAGGGGTAAGGCTGCAAGAATCTTTCCCTCCTCTAAACCCACCAAACGTTAGTCTCCTTAAGAGGCATTCAGGTGAGCTTGATATCAATGTGTAATAGATCAAGGAAATGGGAATATAAAAATGAGGAAGAAGAGAACTGGGGGGAAACTGATAAATTGACTGTAATTTTatgcaattaaatcatcaaatGTGGTTTGAAATTCCAGTCCTTCGATTGGCTAGACACTCCCATTAACAAgctgaaacaaagaaaaactcACCAAGTAATTTCCTCCTAAACTGATCACCTCTCTGTATAGGCTTCCTCACTTCCTTTACCTCTCTCACCACTAATGAATTACCTGCCTTCCTCTCCGAGCGTATAACTAAATAATTTGCATTAGCAAAAGAGCCCCATCTCCTTTGGCTAGTCTATTACACAATGTTAGACGAATTGCTACTTATAATCTATCATGTAGCTTTGCCTGAGCAAACATCATATTGCATCACAATGGTCTCTTCTGAATATATATAAATCACCTAAGTcaactcaaaaaaaatgattcaataTGGAACACCTGGAAAATCATTAAAACATTTCCTATGTTACTCAAATATTTAAGCCCCCAATAGCATGAACTGTGGAGAGAGTTAGCGTAAAATCCCATGTTTTCTTCTCTTCACTTGTAAAAGTTACCACTAAGTCCAATATCAAGCTGATATATCAAACAGATACATTAACAGCTCAACATCATATTTGTGGAAGCCAAAAGGAAAACCCTAAACTCAAACCAAGTAAATATAACCAATCTTCCTAATCCATACTTGTAGGTATCATACTAACTTCAGAGGTGGGTATTTGTAAAGTACTCCCTTTCGCTTCATATTAATGGCAACACTTCACTTTTTACCAAAACCAGGAAAAAGTGTAATTTGGAAAGGAAaacaagtactccctccgtcccatatttatagtcatgtttgaccaaaaacacggatttaaaaaaaatagaatatagtacatgagagaatgaaataaagtacaaTGATGATTGATTTGCATGGAAAAGGAGGAATAAAGTATTTGTGAAAgaagaatatagtacatggggaaGTGGGGTATAGTACTTGTTTTTGTTCTATTGTGTTTTCtatgcattttttttattaatacaGTACATGGGAAAGTGAAAATTTTAATggccaaaaataaaaacaggactataattttgggactcCCGATTAGgaaaacaggactataattatagaacggagggagtataaaagaAGTAGTGGTCCGAAAAGTAAAATGATACTCCCTATATCCCAATTTTATCGTCCAACCAAACTTTTCACGATGTTTTGTGGATAAGTAGTTGTTGTCTTatctattatatttaaataaaaaagggaCTTTTTTTGTCATAAAAGACCTTTTAAAGTCTAAAATTGTGACAAATGaccttattaaaaaaaattgtgagaTAGGAcctaaaattgattttttgtgGTTGGATGGGATCTTTACCGATTTTCCGATGGTTGACTCCAATTTTCCAGCAAGcagagggttttttttttagctTTTTAGGTTAGTTAAAGGAGGGAGGGAATTAGAGGAAActttatgaaaaaaaaattattttttaataagcaCGTGATCGACACGCTCGAGTCAACGCCGGAAAATTGGAGTCAGCCATCGGAAAATGGGTAATGGTCACATctcacaaaaaaaagaaaatcaattttAGGTCCCATctaacaaacatttttttaataAGGCCCTTCGTCATAATTTTTGGACTTTAAAAGCTCCTTTCTAACAAAAATCCTACAAAGAACAGATGTTATGAAAGATAATGAATGAATATTTTAAATGAGAGAGAGTGTGGGCGTTAACTTTTGGCAGTGGGAAGAGAGATGTAATAAACTATTAGTAGTCCATGCCATAAAAGGAATTGTGACAATTAAATTGGGACGGACGTAAAAGAAAAGTGTGGCGACTAAATTGCGGGGAGAGAGTATAAAAATTTGGAACAGTGGCCCTAAAAGAGTAAGGAAATGATCAAAAAAAGTCATGGGCCACATCTCAAAATGGAAAAACTTGAAGTGTAACCATTCTTTTTAAATGTACAGAACAGAAAATTGTAACCTATTTTTTTGGTTAGACATACAAAAAAGTGCGACCAGTATTGAAACGGGAAGATTATAAACTATAAACTATTAAGATATAATTGTTTACCTGGGTAGAAATCCAATCAACAGTTCGCCCAAACTGTCTCAGTTGTCCAACCTGCCAAGTTTTCAATGACTTAAATGGATAGAAAACATATAAAAACATGCAAGCTAAACTTAATAACAATATGTTTATGTTCATTGCATGCTTCTGGAACGCACGGCTTATAGGAACTACAAGTTTTAGCAAAACAAAACCATGAAACAATGTTGATAGGGCACTACACGAATTGATTAAGGGTTTGTTTGGCCAAGTTTCTCAAAACAATTAATGTTTCTTAGAAGTAGTTTTCTAGAAATCGTATCTACAGAAACTATTGGCAAACGAATTTCTAGAGAACCTATTCCTAATTCGCTATCACCCCAAATTTAACGGAAAACACTCAAAATTAACAATCATGATTCAAAAATAAACTAGCAACTTCCATTCTTCCATGTGCATAAGCCATCCATTTTGATCAGCAAATCGGAGGAGACGAGGGAAATAAGAAGCCGAAAACCTGAGCACTATCAATTTGGCGGTTTTACAGCTCTGAAGAGTTGCAAAAGTTAATCCAACTAAGGCATTGTTTGGCCAAGCTTCTGTGAAACAATTTCTGTTTCTTAGAAGTAGTTTTGCAGAAACAGTTTCTATAGAATCACTTTTGAGAAACAGTTATGTTTGGCCACATATATTGAGAAACATTTTTCAGAATCAGAAACAGTTTTATAGTGTTTGGCCTATTCTTTAGTTTAGCAGTTTCAAGCccattatttatcaaaataccTTTTAGCCCATAACATATTTTGTAAATATTTATATGTTATGtatattatcaaaaaaaaattattgaaatccaaaattttaacatttatgtaattatacaattttataatccaaaatcaatatATAAGCTTTAAAGAGTTTTAAATATTCATATACAAAAGTTTTAATTATAGGTTCATTAATACAAAACTAATAAACTAGAACAACGACATTACACTCCACGGCCTTTTAACAACAAAGCTGCAATATTATGGCGAATGGGCTCCATATTATCATCGTCCATTGAACAATCATGTTCATCTCCGGAAGTAGTTGAAGTCCCTATAAAAATTTCCTCTCCTTCAACCTGTGGAATATAATTAGGATCCATGTCTCACTTATCAACTTCCAAATCTTCAAGTGCATGTCTTCTAATATAATTATGCATAGCCATTGTTGACgcaactatttttttttgtgtttctaaTGGGAAGCTAGGCATTAGTGAGAGAACCCTCCATCTTTTTTTCCATACACCAAATGTCCTCTCAATAACGTTCCTCAAGGAGGAATGTGTATAATTGTAAATTTCATAGTAACCCGTTGGAGGTTGTGTTGAACGACACAAAGTCAGGAACATGATACCATTCACCTTTGAAATGAGCCAAAAATCCTTTCATATTAGGATAACCCGCATCAACAACGTAATATTTTCCTGTATGAGAAAAGACATGATATAATGACAAATAAATAGATAAGGTTCATTTCACACAATACAATGTAAGTATAATACCTTCTGGTGGATGAGGGTAAGCCTTCTTTTTATCTTCCATTGCATCTTTTAAAATGCGATTATCATGAACCGATCCAGTCCACCCAGCAACAAGATAGGTAAAAAGCATATCAAAATCACAAATCGCCAAAACATTTTGAGTTGTGTATCCCTTGCGCCCTATATAGGGGATTTTATCTTCCTCGGAAACAACACATGGAATATGTGTGCCATCAATGGCACCGATACAATTCTTAAAGTATGGCCAATATTTGTAACTCTCCTTAATCTTAACAGGAACCTCTTTAAAATCAGGATCCAAGGGCCTTACAATGTCTCTAGAAAATCTCGTCATTGCCTTGAGAACTTCATGAAATTTCCTGCTTATGGTTTCACCAGAATGCTTAAATCTAttttgcatattacgattagaCTGAAATTGAGCACATAGATATATAAAGATACCAAGTGCTTCTTCGGCAAGCATTGTCCTAGTCGACTTTAAACCATATTTGTCAACCAATAATTTGGCAAGACCGCGAAACACATGAGGTTCCATCCTCAATATTCTGTAGCTCTCACCTGGAGTAGATAAAACTTCTTGTAGCCATTGCCATCCAGAACACAGTGAAACTCTAGGGGGTTGTTTAACCAAATACTTGAGATAGTATTTGGTTAGTATCGCTACCCCTGTAGCAGCATATAACATCATTTCCTTTCCCCTCAACTCTTCTAGTAATAGCATTTGCTGATTTCTTCTTCCGAGTACTCATCCAGTACATCATCAATATCACTTCTATTTGAACCCGGTTCGTCATCATTTTCACTTCCATTTGAACCCATTTCGTCATCATTATCACTTCCATTTGAACTAATCTGATAAAAAAAAGCATTATACAATAAGAAAAAGACCAAATAAACTTAGATATATAAAGAAACGGAGTCTGTTacaacaaagtaattaaataGAGTACTCATGAAAACATAAAGACAATGCTACAATGCAAAAAAAGACCTAACGTCGAGAAGTGTTCTTCTCCCTTTCTAGGTTCTTCTCTCTAATTAATTCCTGTTCAAGCCAAGAACTCCTTATATCTTCATCTGGAATAGCAACAAACATCTCCCTATATTCTTGTTTGACAAACAAACGAGTTCCTAGCATATAAAGTTCACTTCCTAACTCTACCCCTGGAGTTGTAGCTAGCAAAACTAAACACTCTTGAATGGTACAACCAGGTTGGTCAGTTCTTCTTGATGTTATTGTGGCACTAGATTGAGAAAAGCTCTCCATTGCTGCAACAATACGTTTTAGCTCGTTTTGCATTAGCTTAGCTGTGCTAACTTTAGATTTCTTCCCCATCTGTAATTTTTTCCCAGTTCCTTTCGTCATCTCAATACCCTCACTTTCGATTTGTTGACATTTTCAGTTTAAGTTGTACTATCATCAAGAGTGATGTCCACTTGCTCCACATCTTCATCATATCCTAGTGTTGACTCATCTTCCACTTCTGTTTCTTCTTGTGAGTAAGGGTTCCATGAAGTGGTAGATGAAGCATATATCTTATTAAACATAATCTCTAACTCGGTTAAATTTGTATGCCACCATATCGAAACTTTGCAACAATGGGATTAACCTACATAATacacaaaataattaattacaactagctaaaaaagtgggattttttttaaaagttaagaGTTACTTTTACTAATACATGTTTTTCCCACCAATCGTCTGGTGCATCGATTGTGTTTCGCTCATGATTCCATCCTAATCCAGCTTCTTTGTCAACTACATTCTTCCATGCAGTATACTCAATTTTCAACttctcccacttgtttttcaaTTGCTTTTGATCAAATTTCTTTCCGGTTCGTTCATAGAACTTTTTAATCACATTACTCCAACCAATTTTGTTAAAATGAGTGTGTGGTCTATTCCCTGCAGTCACCTCTTCAGCACATACCTCACAATATATCTTAGTGGATTGATCAGTCCAAGTTGCTTTTGCTCTCTTTAATTGTTGATCATTAATCTAAATTCATAAGAGTAGATTGAAAAATACACCCAATACCCAAACGTATATGATAATGAAGCACGAGGAAATCATTTCACTTATGAACAATAGTAACCTGTACATCACAATAGgtatacatatacatatataattcCCAGCAGCCACATTTGACATAATGCAGACAATAACAAACTAATagcaacacaccaaaataaagaaaaggtTGTTTCTCTACTTTAAACCAAATAACCATGTTGTCTAGCTTTCATGATTTGTCATTGTTAATTAAGGACTTTTGTACCCATTTCTATCAACTGTTGCTCTTTCTTCCTTTACCTTACTTTTCTCATATACAGGAAGATAAGGTGAATATGGGCTTATTTGGAGTAAAGGTGTACAACACAATCCAAGAAATTATTCTTTCCCCTTTTTTTCGTATGAACCAAATTTGGGTTACAAAATCTAGGTTTGAACCAATATAAACAAAGAAAGAATATACGGAATTGCCAATAGATCATTTGAATTGAGAGCACTAATCTGGATATAAATCAATCAATACATGTGAACCAATTAATCTGGACAACTTTTTGGtggaaaaaacataaaaaatgacATGAAGGGCATAGGAATTTTAGAAGCTAATTCACGAAGAATAATATGCCTCTTGGTTTAAGCATATGCTAATATATAATACCGATTGAAAAGCTTTTAACAAATCTACAaaaaatttaacaaatctcaCCTCATTAGAAGAGTTGTGTGCTGGATGTGTAGGTAAAGGAAGAGAATTACCAGCAATATTTTTCACCTGTTtacaagaattaagaaatttttagggtttttaatATCACAAAAGATGAATAGATCTACAAATTGTTTGAATTTACCTTGTCAACTACTGAACTCTTTTTAGGTGGACGAAAAGATGGTGCCGGTGGTCGTAGATTTCCTGGTTGCATCTTCCCGTGAGGTAGAgttgattttttaaaaatttagatGTTCATGAGAGAGGCGTTGGAGCAGAGAACAAGGGAGTAGTACTGGGCTTCTCTTCGGGAAGGTGAGAGAAAGAAGGGAGGGGAGTATTAAGGTTAGATGAGACTTCTAAGGAATATTGTTAAAAGATAAGGTTATTTTTGTCCGAAAAAATATTTCATTAAAGAGGGGAAACAGTTCCCCGAGAAACACTTTGGAGAAGCTCCAAATTGGTGTTTCTCCTTCTCTTCTTTACTAGAAACTATTTTGGACTTCTCTAAGAAGCATTTCTCCTCTTTGTTTACCCCTTGTTTGGCCCAAAAATTGTTTCTCAAGTAGAGAAACACCTAGAGAAGCTTGGCCAAACAACCTCTAAGTCGCACAAAAAGCTTTGTAATTTTCAACAGTCTGCAAAACAATTAAAAGTCAAAATTGCAAATTAACTCAAACCAACGACCTGTCCCAAAATATAACTGATCAAACAAACTTAATTGTCCACAAAACTTCATCATTAAATCTAAACAATGCCAGATTTCACAGCAAAAAGCATTTTCATCCAAATTATGCAACAAAACCACCATAATCTCGAATAACAAAACAGTAATAGATTCTACGTTTCAatcgaatgaaaaggaaattcaaaGAAactgaagaaaaatgaaaatgaattaTATACATACAGCAAAGGTGGTTGCAGTGGCGCCAATCAAACTGAAGAGCACAATTCACCACAATTTCTTGCTGCCGTTTTCCTTTTTATGGTTGTCGTTATCTTCCGCCATGTTCGGGCAAGTCAATTGAAAATTTTAAGAAATTGAAGACAATCGAATTGGGAACCCTGATCGCATGCTTCTTCGTGTTCAACTTCATTCACTCGTATTtaatttttgatttattttttaaaagaaaggATTTTTTTGGGGTGCTAATTTTCTACTGTGGTCCTGAATTCTCTATTGAGTTATTGACTTTATTATCATCCATGATAACCCCATTTATCCATTTTCTTTGTTTCGTGTTTGGGTGATCCTGCTAAAGATATGAAGTACATTGTTGAGGTTGGGAGCGATTGGAGCTGAATTTTGGGTTGTTTGAAGCAAACCCATTTGAATTTGTCGCTCCAATTGTTCAAAGTTTGAATTCTCAGAGGTAAACCTTTTGGATTTTGGTCTAAATTTCGCATCATTTTTATCCTTTTTACGTTTGCAAGCGCAAGATCTGCTTTTGGGGTTTAGTCTTTTGTGTTGTAGATTGCTGCTTTTGTGCATTTATCCGAATTCGCAACGAATTAGAAATGAACCAATCAGAACATACTCGGTTCGTTGTTTTTGGCTTGTTGATTCAGCTTAATGGTGTAGTTTAGTGTGAAATTTAAAGGGGTTTTGTGGACCAAGTGACCCACATTAGCGTAAAGTTAAATACTGAAGTTAATTGAAAATTTCTTTTGAGTTTGAATTAGATGATTACTTttgtaatttgaattattttgttttcttgtaGTTATGTTGCTGAGTTTGTTCTTAATACAATACTAGGATCAGTAAGCTCGTGACTTTGGTAGTCGGGCTTCAAGAAGGTCCGAATGAGTGAGGGGCGATGTTTTGTAAGAATGGAGGATCTTTTGGTAAATGTTGTTAGGAAAGAAATGTGGATTAGTAACGAAACCCTGAAGTAAGTGGTGAAGCTTTATTATGATTCTGTTTCTCATTTTGAATTTGCTTAAAGCTGTCATTCTTTACAATGACATCCATCTGAAATTGAATAGATTTGGAAATTGAGACAATCCTTTACATTTCTTTGCTAATTGATATGTTAATCTCCTTGCTAGTAGTTATCAAAATATGGTTTCGTTTTGGTTTTAGCGGAAATTTGCAAAGCCCTAAATGCTATTATGAATTTGATGAACAGGGTTAAAGTAGTTGAATCAAATGGTCTTCACTATATGATACTCTGATTGCCAAGAATGTCAAGGGCTTCAAAGTGGAAACTTGATAAGACCAAAGTAAAAGTTGTATTTCGACTTCAATTCCAGTGTACACATGTAAGTTGTTTCTTATGAATACTCATGATGCATACTGTTCAAGTTGTCCATCTTAATTCCTCTAAGCAGTTAAATCTCCGTAATTATGTAGAGATTGGATAATCATATTTTACATTAGTTCACAAGTATAAAGTTTTACCCCTTACCATGTACCAGTTTCCGTGTTGCAGAAGGTGTTTTGTGTGGGTGGGTGGCTAGTGGTGATGGTGGTAGTTGAAATGGACAAATCTGGTTAAACTGATTTGGTCACATGTTATGTGAAACTAGTAGTGTGAAACATGGATTCTAATCAATCAGTTCTGTAAGTCTAAAATGTACTTCTTCAGTCCTTTGTAGTTACTCATACCAACTTAGGTCGCAGAGCAAGGGTAGATCAGGACGAAAAAGTATAGAATGAACATTAAGAACGATGATATTTAGAGTGTTCCAACTTACTATCGTAGAATTATCTGAGGTAGTGTATTTTGGACTCAACATTAAGAATTGATGTAAAATAATCATTATCATTCATATAGTCAATAGTCATACTGTGGAAGGTATCTACTTCCGTGGTTTCATTTAGTTGCAACGCTTCCCTATTTTGTAAGTTTGAATTGGTTGCAACATATCTTTTATAGTTTGTGGtttcttcttttctctctcgTCATCACATGAGCACTTTTGCCATCTTTCGCTATCTCACTCCTATCACATGGGTGTCCGAAACTGGTGCCTCCCCCATGTTGCAACTGTAAACATAACAGAGGAAGTGTTTTACCTCCAGACACAGATGTGCTTCATGTTATTTCCCTTTGTTTTTGCTTCGTAGCTTTCCAATATAATCTCAAGTATTATCTATGTATTTGGTTATTGTTTAGCTTGAACTGCTTTATTTGAGATGTTGCACCTCGTTTGGTGTAGCAAAATGGATCTGTTTAATTACTTCTATACAACCGAAGTGATATATTTCTGACTTGTACAGATCCCACAATCTGGATGGAATAATTTATTCATTTCACTTGTTCCGGCTGATTCTGGCAAGGCAACCGGAAAGACTAATAAAGCAAATGTTAGAAATGGTTCTTGCAAATGGTCAGATCCTATCTATGAAACCACAAGACTT encodes:
- the LOC130459789 gene encoding uncharacterized protein translates to MLLLEELRGKEMMLYAATGVAILTKYYLKYLVKQPPRVSLCSGWQWLQEVLSTPGESYRILRMEPHVFRGLAKLLVDKYGLKSTRTMLAEEALGIFIYLCAQFQSNRNMQNRFKHSGETISRKFHEVLKAMTRFSRDIVRPLDPDFKEVPVKIKESYKYWPYFKNCIGAIDGTHIPCVVSEEDKIPYIGRKGYTTQNVLAICDFDMLFTYLVAGWTGSVHDNRILKDAMEDKKKAYPHPPEGKYYVVDAGYPNMKGFLAHFKGEWYHVPDFVSFNTTSNGLL
- the LOC130471855 gene encoding L10-interacting MYB domain-containing protein-like, producing MQPGNLRPPAPSFRPPKKSSVVDKVKNIAGNSLPLPTHPAHNSSNEINDQQLKRAKATWTDQSTKIYCEVCAEEVTAGNRPHTHFNKIGWSNVIKKFYERTGKKFDQKQLKNKWEKLKIEYTAWKNVVDKEAGLGWNHERNTIDAPDDWWEKHVNPIVAKFRYGGIQI